The sequence below is a genomic window from Plasmodium coatneyi strain Hackeri chromosome 13, complete sequence.
AATACGAGCAATATGGGTAGTCATGAAAAAGACGGCGCAGAAATAGATAAGTGCAATTCTTGTAAAAATTTCGCTATTAAAAATGTCGATTTTTCATCAGAAGGGATTAGTTTTCATTTGTGGCCAACAAGgataaacattttaaaggCTGTAAATTGGCTAGTCAGAGATTCCGTGCCACTCGGTTCATACGTTTTCTACTTTGCGGGGAAGAGTGTGCAAGTAGATAACATGAGTGGATGGGAGGGGAAGGCTACGACGAAGCTTTTCTTTGTTCGGACCCCTTTAACCGCATGCTAGAACAGAACGTATTGACAGCTATTCAGTTGAAAGATTTATTGCTAAGTATAAATGCCAGTGCCCAAATGACTATCGTCCTGGATTGCTCAGGTTGCCAAACCATTTTAGACCCAGCAGGGACAGAAAATTCTCTGTCTTATATAAAAGGTTGTAAGCAGAAGGGCATATGGCCAATTACAAACCCTACCAATAAGGTACATAAAGCTATCTACGATGTGACCATACTGAATAATGCtagtatgaaaaaatatttttgcaaatccAGGTACCATCAATTGATAGAAGTAGAATCCACGGCTGCTATGATTGACCCTCTGCTTCAATCCGTTTCGTCTTTGCCCATTGCACCCAAGGCTTACTGCTTCTGTGCAGCTACGTGGGAGCAAATTTCCATAGAGGGGTTATTCCCCCTTATGGAGTTTGCTCGCGTTACGCAGATTAAGGGGATGGATACGTTTATCCCTacagaggggaagaagaaaggctgcaaaaaaaaaggtggtgGAAAAAGACACACTGGTGGAGAACCCCCCCACAAGACAGGCGAACATTCAGCCAAGAAGAGTGCCTACGAGAAAAATTTCAGCTTCTCCCTAAATGTGGTGAAGATGTTTTTTAACAATAGTAGTGGTAAAGAACATGCACAGGGCAGGACTTCCCTTGAAGGGCAGAAAAATAACGCGCGCATGGGGGAATGCGATAGTGTGGCTGAAACGGAGCACGGTGACCACCACGACCAGAGGGACTGTTCCGAGGATGCCGCATCCAGCACAGAGGGAAgcgaagagggggaagaaaatgaccaCCTACTGGTCAGCCACGGAGTATTCACATACTGCCTAGTGGAAGCCATTGTCGAATTTAAAGAATCACAATTGAAAAATAACATttcggaaagaaaaaaccaaCCCCTCCTTCCAATGaccttaaaaaatttaataatgcttgtccaaaaaaaagtggaaaatgtaaaaaatgaaaaattaaaaaaattaaatcaaAAACCAGAATTTACTATCCACCCAGGAGCTAATGCGAAcagtaaaaattattttatccATTATTGTAAGAATATACAAtttcaaaattataaatttaattttataaattctgatttgtctccttttttaaatgttaaaaaagcGTGGGAAGAAATCAACAGGAACAGCACCGTCAAGAGTAAGAAGTCCCTCTCCGTCACGACCACTCTGGTTAATTCGGCGTCTTCCAAGTATTTTTCCGACACAAGTGGGCAGATTAAAAGTTGCTACTCAATGaggtattaaaaaaagggggggagtagTGCAGGAGCATACGTGTGTATGGATGTAGCCCGTTTGGGCGCACCTTTTCTTTACCATTTGCACCTCTTTTGATGGCCCACCAAGGAATCCCCTCCGAACAAGGCGATGATTGCGCTGGATGTAGTGGCATGTCGGTGTTGGTCCCAATAGGTAAACCCTACCTTTTGattattttcaatttcgcCTTTTCCAAGACGAGTGCCGAGCGCGTATGTTATACCCTTATGTCGActttttaaccatttttttagtCGTTTCAAATGAACGAATTCATATGGATGGGCAGCCCAttgaaatatgaacaacactGTGCGGAAAAATCGCGTCATTTGAGAATAGGAAGGGGATCCATTGTAGGCGCAAAACAGGTTGGCAACATTTCCCTAGCAGAATGAACAGCCGCAATTTTGGCCCATTACGTGCATAGATATAATTACCCACATGATGGTGAAATTAGACACATCATTTGGCATTTTAGTGTATGCGCGACATGGTGGAGGTTACAAATGGGACAAAACACGAAAGGGGAGGATCACATCAAAATGGTTTAGCTCCCATATTGATGGGGCTTCTTTTCGCATGGTTTATTTATCCCCAATTGATAAGACAaaacctcttttttttttttttttttttttttttttttgcattttactATTTAAgctattttgttatttttccaATCCACCTGATTGTGGGAGCCTCTCCGCAGTCTATGCGCACACAACATTGGTGCAGAAGGTGACACCGGTCGATTGTTTCCCCAAAATTGTTCCATCAAAAATGGGGATAAGTCAGACGGACAAATAGGTGCATTCCCCACGTGGGGTGAACACTCTTACAGTTACAACGttgtattttccccttcacaaAAGCAGTCTTAcgcaaaatgtacaaattgtTAGCAAAACAATTTTGTCGAGGGAATACACGTGGAAGGATCGACTGGGTTAATCCTACAGGGGTGCGCAAGCTTTATGTGAAAAAAGCTGGCCCCACAAATGGgagaataaattatatacacaacgttacatatatatatgggcgTAATTGTTATGTGCGCGCACAAAGGGGTAACATTTTGCAGAGTAACAAATTCGCAAAGATCATCATGTCCAGGTGGTaagcaaaattttcaacCAGTTTTGGCCCCCCTGTttatttacacaaaaaatggcGTATGCCTATATGTACCTTGTTTGGAGTATAAGCATGGGGCAGGTGTGTTTTGCTGATCGAAGAAGCACACGTCTAGTTAGCCATGCCACGCCTAGGGGGAAGAAGGGCATCCCGCccttatgaaaaaaaaaaaaaaaaaaacgacaacTTAATTTTGGAAGTTTCCCGTCAGGGGTTGCTCGTTATCAGTTTTGCGCTATGAGTTAGTTAAAACGTTAAACTGGATGAAACGCGccctttgtatttttctccaGAGTACATTCACGTGCCTAGCGCATTTTGCATAACATAttagttaatttttttttcttttcttaaaactgtattcctcctttat
It includes:
- a CDS encoding Peptidase, with translation MTIVLDCSGCQTILDPAGTENSLSYIKGCKQKGIWPITNPTNKVHKAIYDVTILNNASMKKYFCKSRYHQLIEVESTAAMIDPLLQSVSSLPIAPKAYCFCAATWEQISIEGLFPLMEFARVTQIKGMDTFIPTEGKKKGCKKKGGGKRHTGGEPPHKTGEHSAKKSAYEKNFSFSLNVVKMFFNNSSGKEHAQGRTSLEGQKNNARMGECDSVAETEHGDHHDQRDCSEDAASSTEGSEEGEENDHLLVSHGVFTYCLVEAIVEFKESQLKNNISERKNQPLLPMTLKNLIMLVQKKVENVKNEKLKKLNQKPEFTIHPGANANSKNYFIHYCKNIQFQNYKFNFINSDLSPFLNVKKAWEEINRNSTVKSKKSLSVTTTLVNSASSKYFSDTSGQIKSCYSMRY